In Euzebyales bacterium, a single genomic region encodes these proteins:
- a CDS encoding helix-turn-helix domain-containing protein — MPRRVDLSAFSCSVARTLDVVGDKWTLLVLRDAFYGVRRFEDFTRDLGIARNILTDRLGRLVDAGVLERRQYEEHPPRFEYRLTAKGRDLLPVLLAMMHWGDTWAGPGDDPPIDLIHDACGRTTHAVTVCAGCGEELTPFNVRVEPLPPVINDVIARRRVASTA, encoded by the coding sequence ATGCCCCGCCGCGTGGACCTCTCCGCCTTCTCGTGCTCGGTCGCGCGCACCCTCGACGTCGTCGGCGACAAGTGGACGCTGCTGGTGCTGCGCGACGCCTTCTACGGCGTGCGCCGGTTCGAGGACTTCACGCGCGACCTCGGTATCGCGCGCAACATCCTGACCGACCGGCTCGGACGGCTGGTCGACGCCGGTGTGCTCGAACGCCGGCAGTACGAGGAGCACCCGCCCCGGTTCGAGTACCGCCTGACCGCCAAGGGCCGTGACCTGCTGCCCGTGCTGCTGGCCATGATGCACTGGGGCGACACGTGGGCCGGCCCCGGCGACGACCCGCCCATCGATCTGATCCACGACGCCTGTGGACGGACGACCCACGCCGTCACGGTCTGCGCTGGCTGCGGCGAGGAGCTCACGCCCTTCAATGTGCGCGTCGAGCCCCTGCCGCCGGTGATCAACGATGTCATTGCGCGCCGTCGCGTCGCATCAACCGCCTGA
- the ligD gene encoding non-homologous end-joining DNA ligase, whose protein sequence is MAGTAHEMTIDGHQVRITSADKVFFPKRGETKLDLVEHYQRFAEPVMRTMGGRPVMLQRFPEGAGGPSFFQKRVPKNAPDWLQTTTVMTVNGTPSRAMVVGDIAHLAWAVNLGCLGFHPWPFPADDPDHTDELRLDLDPQPGTVFRDAVVAAHELRTLLHEVGVTAWPKTTGRRGLHVYVRLARLWDSYQVRHAAVAIARELERRRPDLITAAWWKEERGTRVFLDYNQNAPHKTVFGAWSVRDRVGGQVSTPVSWDELDEIDPDELTIASLPARLDALGDPWEGINDSPQSLDTLLEMHERDRANGLMDAPWPPVYPKQPDEPPRVAPSRARSHE, encoded by the coding sequence GTGGCAGGGACCGCGCACGAGATGACGATCGACGGGCACCAGGTCCGGATCACGAGCGCGGACAAGGTGTTCTTCCCGAAGCGCGGCGAGACCAAGCTCGACCTGGTCGAGCACTACCAGCGGTTCGCCGAGCCCGTCATGCGCACGATGGGTGGCCGGCCCGTCATGCTCCAACGCTTTCCCGAAGGCGCGGGTGGACCGTCGTTCTTCCAGAAGCGGGTCCCCAAGAACGCGCCCGACTGGCTCCAGACGACAACAGTGATGACCGTGAACGGCACGCCGTCGCGCGCGATGGTCGTCGGCGACATCGCGCACCTCGCCTGGGCGGTCAACCTCGGGTGCCTCGGTTTCCACCCGTGGCCGTTCCCGGCCGACGACCCGGACCACACCGACGAGCTGCGCCTCGACCTCGACCCGCAACCGGGCACCGTGTTCCGCGACGCCGTCGTCGCGGCCCACGAGCTGCGCACGCTGCTCCACGAGGTCGGCGTGACCGCATGGCCCAAGACGACCGGACGACGCGGTCTGCATGTATACGTGCGGCTCGCGCGACTCTGGGACTCCTACCAGGTGCGACACGCGGCGGTCGCCATCGCCCGCGAGCTGGAGCGCCGACGGCCGGACCTCATCACAGCGGCCTGGTGGAAGGAGGAGCGAGGTACGCGTGTGTTCCTCGACTACAACCAGAACGCCCCGCACAAGACGGTGTTCGGCGCGTGGTCGGTCCGTGACCGTGTGGGTGGGCAGGTGTCGACGCCCGTCAGCTGGGACGAGCTCGACGAGATCGATCCCGACGAGCTCACGATCGCGAGCCTGCCCGCTCGGCTGGACGCCCTCGGCGACCCGTGGGAGGGCATCAACGACAGCCCGCAGTCGCTCGACACGCTGCTCGAGATGCACGAGCGCGACCGGGCGAACGGGTTGATGGATGCGCCGTGGCCGCCGGTCTATCCCAAACAGCCCGACGAGCCGCCGCGAGTTGCGCCCAGCAGAGCCCGTTCACACGAATGA
- a CDS encoding SRPBCC family protein produces the protein MNLAAVQTIERPADEVFAFIADASNNSRWQQGMRSCAWTSPPPIGVGATYRQEAAFLGRQVVTEFEVVGHEPGRSITIQSTSGPFPIRVTRSVTAVDTWTCRVEAAISGDPGRFFRLAAPIVQRLAQRSVTADYRRLKALLEDGT, from the coding sequence GTGAACCTCGCAGCAGTACAGACCATCGAACGGCCCGCCGACGAGGTGTTCGCCTTCATCGCCGACGCATCCAACAACTCCCGCTGGCAGCAGGGCATGCGTTCGTGTGCGTGGACCTCGCCGCCGCCGATCGGCGTCGGCGCCACGTACCGGCAGGAGGCGGCGTTCCTGGGACGGCAGGTCGTGACCGAGTTCGAGGTGGTCGGGCACGAGCCGGGACGATCGATCACGATCCAGTCGACCAGCGGCCCGTTCCCGATCCGCGTCACCCGCTCGGTCACGGCGGTCGACACGTGGACCTGCCGCGTCGAGGCGGCGATCAGTGGCGACCCCGGCCGGTTCTTCCGCCTGGCTGCTCCGATCGTGCAGCGCCTCGCCCAGCGCTCGGTGACCGCCGACTACCGACGGCTCAAGGCCCTGCTCGAGGACGGTACCTGA
- a CDS encoding SRPBCC domain-containing protein, whose protein sequence is MADIVIERNIAAPPDVLFAMFTEPDLLVRWLGDNAELDPVPGGVFRFTLADKDACLGRYVELDPPHRLVFTWGWERAEAIPVPAGSTEVTVELTPIATGTRLRLTHRGLDGDDATLHEHGWDRFLTRLGAVIDGVDPGPAPWAEHPDEVVKRVRQER, encoded by the coding sequence GTGGCTGACATCGTGATCGAGCGCAACATCGCCGCACCGCCCGACGTCCTCTTTGCGATGTTCACCGAGCCAGACCTCCTCGTGCGCTGGCTCGGCGACAACGCGGAGCTCGACCCCGTCCCCGGCGGGGTGTTCCGCTTCACGCTGGCCGACAAGGACGCCTGCCTCGGCCGGTACGTCGAGCTCGATCCACCCCACCGCCTCGTGTTCACGTGGGGCTGGGAGCGCGCGGAGGCCATACCGGTGCCGGCGGGATCGACCGAGGTCACCGTCGAGCTGACGCCCATCGCGACCGGCACCCGGCTGCGGCTGACCCACCGCGGCCTCGACGGCGACGATGCCACGCTGCACGAGCACGGCTGGGACCGGTTCCTGACAAGGCTCGGCGCGGTGATCGACGGCGTCGATCCGGGGCCCGCCCCGTGGGCGGAGCACCCCGACGAGGTCGTGAAACGCGTGAGACAGGAACGATGA
- a CDS encoding metalloregulator ArsR/SmtB family transcription factor: protein MTTESSAAAYDDAALRALAHPGRRRMLRLVWSAERTSTDLAEHTSMSRPSASQHLRVLRDANLVAVRVDGNRRWYRADRDRLARIRALVAGFWDDRLDALQAAAEEETQRRG, encoded by the coding sequence GTGACTACTGAATCGTCTGCGGCTGCGTACGACGATGCGGCACTCCGGGCCCTCGCGCACCCCGGACGCCGCCGCATGCTCCGACTGGTCTGGAGCGCCGAGCGGACGTCGACCGACCTCGCCGAGCACACGAGCATGTCGCGGCCCTCGGCCAGCCAGCACCTGCGCGTGTTGCGCGACGCGAACCTGGTGGCGGTACGCGTCGACGGCAACCGCCGGTGGTACCGGGCCGACCGCGACCGCCTCGCGAGGATCCGGGCGCTGGTCGCAGGCTTCTGGGACGACCGTCTCGACGCGTTGCAGGCAGCCGCCGAGGAGGAGACGCAACGTCGTGGCTGA
- a CDS encoding SRPBCC domain-containing protein, which translates to MGDYAIHMQFNIDADPGTVLQALTTSDGVERWWSRPVDGDPGKDGGAFRISFPDVPQSFEFAVERGDRSLAWATLAFPPWWADTTIRWRVEEPDEGTGTRLLFTHEGFDPANPIIPVITPAWARFIFGLKDQAEGSA; encoded by the coding sequence ATGGGCGACTACGCGATCCACATGCAGTTCAACATCGACGCCGACCCCGGCACCGTGCTGCAGGCACTGACGACGTCCGACGGCGTCGAACGGTGGTGGTCACGACCCGTGGACGGCGACCCCGGCAAGGACGGGGGTGCGTTCCGCATCTCGTTTCCCGACGTCCCCCAGTCGTTCGAGTTCGCCGTAGAGCGCGGCGACCGAAGCCTCGCATGGGCGACGCTGGCGTTCCCACCGTGGTGGGCTGACACGACGATCCGATGGCGAGTCGAGGAGCCTGACGAGGGCACGGGGACACGGTTGCTGTTCACGCACGAGGGGTTCGACCCCGCCAACCCGATCATCCCCGTCATCACCCCGGCCTGGGCGCGGTTCATCTTCGGCCTCAAGGATCAGGCCGAGGGCAGCGCCTGA
- a CDS encoding metalloregulator ArsR/SmtB family transcription factor: protein MDPWQIVAEPRRREILRLVWDDELSAGDIADRFDVTFGAVSQHLAVLRDAGYVTVRRAGNRRYYRTDKERLGPLRPALELMWTQTLDQLAEAVEAEPTEQADDE, encoded by the coding sequence ATGGACCCATGGCAGATCGTCGCCGAGCCACGACGACGCGAGATCCTGCGGCTCGTCTGGGACGACGAGCTGTCTGCCGGCGACATCGCCGATCGGTTCGACGTCACCTTCGGCGCGGTGTCGCAGCACCTCGCCGTGCTCCGTGACGCAGGGTACGTCACGGTCCGTCGTGCCGGTAACCGCCGCTACTACCGCACGGACAAGGAGCGGCTCGGGCCGCTGCGGCCGGCGCTGGAGCTCATGTGGACGCAGACCCTGGACCAGCTCGCCGAGGCGGTCGAGGCCGAGCCGACGGAGCAGGCCGATGACGAGTGA
- a CDS encoding SRPBCC domain-containing protein, with translation MTSEPATLVVERHVDATPAAVYAYLTDSERWVRWQGAEATIDAQPGGLFRILMGNGMCARGQFVELVRDTRVVFTWGWIDMPDLPPGSTIVEIDLEQDGGGTLIRLTHRDLPADHADVHRIGWEHYLARLGVCAAGGDPGPDPGVGA, from the coding sequence ATGACGAGTGAGCCGGCGACGCTCGTCGTCGAACGTCATGTGGACGCCACACCCGCGGCGGTCTACGCCTACCTGACGGACTCGGAGCGCTGGGTGCGGTGGCAGGGCGCCGAGGCCACGATCGACGCCCAGCCAGGCGGCCTGTTCCGCATCCTGATGGGCAACGGCATGTGCGCGCGTGGGCAGTTCGTCGAACTGGTGCGCGACACCCGCGTCGTCTTCACGTGGGGCTGGATCGACATGCCGGACCTGCCCCCCGGCTCGACGATCGTCGAGATCGACCTCGAGCAGGACGGCGGCGGCACGCTGATCCGCCTGACACACCGCGACCTGCCAGCCGATCACGCGGACGTCCACCGCATCGGCTGGGAGCACTACCTGGCGCGCCTCGGTGTCTGCGCCGCCGGCGGCGACCCGGGGCCCGACCCTGGCGTCGGTGCCTGA
- a CDS encoding BTAD domain-containing putative transcriptional regulator, protein MQFRCLGPLGVSEAGRDQPLGGPKQRLVRAHLLVRANQTVPIDMLAALVWDDDPPPAARSSLQSYVSHLRRSPGAHRIESSGRAQDRAGRQGDALAAYDRARARLADQLGINPSDELRSLHQRVLSELTRDLTDAECQQYLHLDACPSP, encoded by the coding sequence ATGCAGTTCCGTTGCCTTGGTCCCCTGGGGGTGTCCGAGGCTGGCCGGGACCAGCCGCTCGGTGGACCGAAGCAGCGGCTGGTGCGGGCGCACCTGCTGGTCCGTGCCAACCAGACCGTGCCCATCGACATGTTGGCAGCGTTGGTGTGGGACGACGATCCGCCGCCCGCCGCGCGCAGCTCCCTGCAGAGCTACGTCTCCCACCTGCGGCGTTCACCTGGCGCTCACCGCATCGAGAGCAGCGGGCGAGCGCAAGATCGCGCCGGCCGGCAGGGCGATGCCCTCGCCGCCTACGACCGTGCCCGCGCCCGGCTGGCCGACCAGCTCGGGATCAATCCTTCCGACGAGCTGCGGTCGCTGCATCAACGGGTGCTTAGCGAGCTGACCCGTGACCTGACCGACGCCGAATGCCAGCAGTACCTGCACCTGGACGCGTGCCCCTCCCCCTGA
- a CDS encoding TfoX/Sxy family protein: MALDDGYVAYVMELLEPLGAVTGRKMFGGYGIWEDGDMFALLDSESTLHFKVDDATRARYADAGSEQFMTMPYWSVPVDVLEDHDTLQVWAREAIAVGHATSKRR; encoded by the coding sequence ATGGCACTCGACGACGGCTACGTCGCCTACGTGATGGAGCTGCTCGAGCCCCTCGGCGCGGTCACCGGCCGCAAGATGTTCGGCGGCTACGGGATCTGGGAGGACGGCGACATGTTCGCGCTGCTCGACAGCGAGTCGACCCTGCACTTCAAGGTCGACGACGCGACGCGGGCGCGCTACGCGGACGCCGGCAGCGAGCAGTTCATGACCATGCCGTACTGGTCGGTACCCGTCGACGTGCTCGAGGACCACGACACGCTGCAGGTCTGGGCGCGCGAGGCGATCGCCGTCGGCCACGCGACGTCGAAGCGCCGCTGA
- a CDS encoding DUF2252 family protein has protein sequence MSTDTASLDNATRRELYALAKERGLEGRSSMSKEELVAALRDGDPPDGDPPSAESDTTDQSPAKAADRGAPKAADDTPVTDTSHGGQQPAGSRFEAFSALAEARARGDLVMLPRILEGNDRRLHVRQTLREDHQTRIANRHEDAQAKFDELADSLYSFFRGTCLLFYRDLAGEDAWMPTVLTLGDVHPENFGVMPSADNVPIFGVNDFDEAYYAPFTWDLKRGAVGFMIAAQEEGGHGPKRQRKIARRFVHGYIDGISRYADDPIEHEHQVRMDNAPKLIRKLIKSATQDRAEWLADDHHDEYGRGFRADDELVPISSRRDEFQALIDRFVEENDIDVPPRAGEMRVKDVAERKGAGTASLGLARYYILIEGPNADGFDDLVIELKQARRSALAGLVPPSEYAFDGHADRIAHAHGVQLVRGDVFYGHIEFEGMSFMSRERAPFRDDIDLDDLSKSQWMDYAAICGKALAHAHALSDDVGQLEHDIEPKIVAAVGSQTLFIDDIVRFAEEAADRVRRDHELFTADHELGAFASVDVIYR, from the coding sequence ATGAGCACCGACACCGCATCGCTGGACAACGCGACACGCAGGGAGCTGTACGCGCTCGCCAAGGAGCGCGGCCTCGAGGGACGCTCGTCGATGAGCAAGGAGGAGCTGGTCGCCGCGCTCCGCGACGGCGACCCGCCCGACGGTGATCCACCGTCGGCGGAATCTGACACCACCGATCAGTCCCCCGCGAAGGCCGCCGACCGCGGCGCACCGAAGGCCGCCGACGACACTCCCGTCACCGACACCAGCCACGGTGGCCAGCAGCCGGCAGGGTCGCGGTTCGAGGCCTTCAGTGCCCTCGCCGAGGCCCGCGCCCGCGGCGATCTCGTCATGCTGCCGCGCATCCTGGAGGGCAATGACCGGCGCCTGCACGTGCGGCAGACCCTGCGCGAGGACCACCAGACGCGCATCGCCAACCGTCACGAGGACGCGCAGGCCAAGTTCGACGAGCTGGCCGACTCGCTCTACTCGTTCTTCCGCGGCACGTGCCTGCTGTTCTACCGGGACCTGGCGGGTGAGGACGCGTGGATGCCCACGGTGCTCACCCTCGGCGACGTGCACCCAGAGAACTTCGGCGTGATGCCCAGCGCCGACAACGTGCCCATCTTCGGTGTGAACGACTTCGACGAGGCGTACTACGCGCCGTTCACGTGGGACCTCAAGCGCGGCGCGGTCGGCTTCATGATCGCTGCGCAGGAGGAGGGTGGCCACGGTCCGAAGCGACAGCGCAAGATCGCCCGGCGGTTCGTGCACGGCTACATCGACGGCATCAGCCGGTACGCCGACGACCCGATCGAGCACGAGCACCAGGTGCGGATGGACAACGCGCCGAAGCTCATCCGCAAGCTGATCAAGAGCGCGACGCAGGACCGCGCCGAGTGGTTGGCCGACGACCACCACGACGAGTACGGGCGCGGGTTTCGCGCCGACGACGAGCTGGTGCCGATCAGCAGCCGCCGCGACGAGTTCCAGGCGCTGATCGACCGCTTCGTCGAGGAGAACGACATCGACGTGCCGCCCCGTGCCGGTGAGATGCGCGTCAAGGACGTCGCCGAGCGCAAGGGAGCAGGCACTGCATCCCTGGGCCTCGCCCGCTACTACATCCTGATCGAGGGCCCGAACGCTGACGGGTTCGACGACCTCGTGATCGAGCTCAAGCAGGCACGCCGGTCCGCGCTGGCGGGGCTGGTCCCACCCTCGGAGTACGCCTTCGACGGACACGCCGACCGCATCGCCCATGCGCACGGCGTCCAGCTGGTGCGGGGTGACGTGTTCTACGGCCACATCGAGTTCGAGGGCATGAGCTTCATGTCACGCGAGCGCGCTCCGTTCCGCGACGACATCGACCTCGACGACCTGTCCAAGAGCCAGTGGATGGACTACGCCGCGATCTGCGGGAAGGCCCTGGCCCATGCCCACGCGCTGTCGGACGACGTCGGTCAACTCGAGCACGACATCGAACCCAAGATCGTCGCGGCGGTCGGCAGCCAGACGCTGTTCATCGACGACATCGTGCGGTTCGCCGAGGAGGCAGCCGACCGGGTGCGCCGCGACCACGAGCTGTTCACCGCCGACCACGAGCTGGGCGCGTTCGCCAGCGTCGACGTCATCTACCGTTGA
- a CDS encoding Coenzyme F420 hydrogenase/dehydrogenase, beta subunit C-terminal domain, with protein MADRDNVHWHELYHEVVDTGLCTGCAACVMACPRDVLDYTDDYWPVQIGEGNAFDGCWIGDRGCDICTRACPRFRAWETDLDAELFGRPREHEEVYGIARSVLLCRATDEAVHEAGQDGGLVSVLLIWGLETGRIEAAATSQIVDKRGPFDSEPFLAKTRADVLATAGSRYTYSANPLALEQAADERLKQVALVGMSCQASINGTLSAYGVNKFKNKLALTIGLLCSKTFTYDGQAQVLAEHGIDIADVTKINIKGRYMIWTRDGQYHEIPLKKLHPYTREGCKKCPDFAAEHADISVGGIGADDNWTLTLVRTQRGEDWMTGVIDAGLVEVRPAEDDAVAMKLLRSLSVRSRKRWPSDDLVEAHRAPGLLPIVQTS; from the coding sequence GTGGCTGACCGAGACAACGTCCACTGGCACGAGCTCTACCACGAGGTCGTCGACACCGGATTGTGCACTGGCTGCGCCGCCTGTGTGATGGCGTGCCCGCGCGACGTCCTCGACTACACCGACGACTACTGGCCGGTGCAGATCGGTGAGGGCAACGCCTTCGACGGCTGTTGGATCGGCGACCGCGGGTGTGACATCTGCACGCGGGCGTGCCCTCGGTTCCGGGCATGGGAGACCGATCTGGACGCCGAGCTGTTCGGCCGCCCGCGCGAGCACGAGGAGGTCTACGGCATCGCCCGGTCGGTGCTGCTGTGCCGCGCGACCGACGAGGCGGTGCACGAGGCGGGCCAGGACGGCGGGCTCGTGTCGGTGCTGCTGATCTGGGGGCTGGAGACCGGCAGGATCGAGGCGGCGGCGACGTCACAGATCGTCGACAAGCGCGGGCCATTCGACTCCGAGCCGTTCCTGGCGAAGACGCGCGCCGACGTGCTGGCCACCGCCGGGTCGCGCTACACGTACTCCGCGAACCCGCTCGCGTTGGAGCAGGCGGCCGACGAGCGGCTCAAGCAGGTCGCGCTGGTCGGCATGTCGTGCCAGGCGTCGATCAACGGGACGCTGTCTGCCTACGGGGTCAACAAGTTCAAGAACAAGCTGGCCCTGACCATCGGGCTGCTGTGCTCCAAGACGTTCACCTACGACGGGCAGGCCCAGGTGCTCGCCGAGCACGGCATCGACATCGCCGATGTCACCAAGATCAACATCAAGGGCCGCTACATGATCTGGACCCGCGACGGTCAGTACCATGAGATCCCGTTGAAGAAATTGCATCCGTACACGCGGGAGGGCTGCAAGAAGTGTCCGGACTTCGCAGCGGAGCACGCCGACATCTCGGTCGGGGGCATCGGCGCGGACGACAACTGGACGCTCACACTGGTGCGCACCCAGCGCGGTGAGGACTGGATGACCGGCGTCATCGACGCAGGGCTCGTCGAGGTGCGCCCCGCCGAGGACGACGCGGTCGCGATGAAGCTCCTGCGCAGCCTGTCGGTCAGGTCACGCAAGCGCTGGCCGAGCGACGACCTGGTGGAGGCCCACCGCGCGCCGGGCCTGCTGCCCATCGTCCAAACGTCCTGA
- a CDS encoding bacterial transcriptional activator domain-containing protein, which translates to MRTAWRAAGGPPAAHAGVAGTPRLRRAAPSAGRVPVTPRHATSFLKEPGRRSTASNGRSSPAAAAEADGRVRDALVAYRAAVGLLWGGDHACDTPFEQWSMVPREHLTPRYTDPLDRMSRLQLDAGQIEACTATAHRMLDVDPSHEDANRLLMRVYAGQGRVHLALRQYELCVRALRATVDAAPSAETERLRDAVVAGSDARV; encoded by the coding sequence CTGCGCACCGCGTGGCGCGCCGCGGGTGGCCCGCCAGCTGCGCACGCTGGCGTCGCCGGGACACCGCGGCTACGCCGTGCTGCGCCATCGGCCGGGCGCGTCCCGGTCACGCCGCGTCACGCGACGAGCTTCCTCAAGGAGCCCGGCCGGAGATCGACAGCTTCGAACGGTCGCTCGTCGCCGGCCGCCGCGGCGGAGGCCGACGGACGCGTGCGTGACGCGCTGGTGGCATACCGCGCGGCGGTCGGTCTTCTGTGGGGCGGCGACCACGCGTGCGACACGCCATTCGAGCAGTGGAGCATGGTCCCCCGCGAGCATCTGACGCCGCGCTACACCGACCCCCTCGACCGCATGAGCCGGCTGCAGCTCGACGCTGGCCAGATCGAGGCGTGCACGGCAACGGCCCACCGGATGCTCGATGTCGATCCGTCACACGAGGACGCGAACCGCCTGCTGATGCGCGTCTACGCCGGACAGGGCCGGGTGCATCTGGCGCTGCGGCAGTACGAGCTATGCGTTCGTGCCCTGCGGGCGACGGTGGACGCGGCCCCGTCGGCTGAGACCGAGCGCCTGCGTGACGCCGTGGTCGCCGGCTCGGACGCGCGGGTCTGA